A region from the Riemerella anatipestifer genome encodes:
- a CDS encoding WYL domain-containing protein produces the protein MVIEQIFRLKYIEEFLKRRKDRGASYQEIFEYLSKRFINEDLDLSFTNRTFLRDKKLIEKLSGINISYDKNKKVYIISDEEPEEYFESLLLLNAYRSSKKNADILLFENRSPRGITENLEDLLNAINKHKIISFKHYSLWNNDEIPKLKKIKPYALKEFRYRWYVLGQAYDDGKTSKEITAYGLDRISDLEVSSSSFVPEIIDIENLYKDSFGIVLPNGIPPEKIILSFDKQQGSYVKRLPIHHSQKVEKETDTETIISVFLVPTYDFWQEILSYGKRVKVLQPKSFVDIIKSQLKESLANYT, from the coding sequence ATGGTAATTGAGCAAATATTTAGGCTAAAGTATATAGAAGAATTTTTGAAAAGACGAAAAGATAGAGGAGCGTCTTACCAAGAGATTTTTGAATACTTATCCAAACGCTTTATAAATGAAGATTTAGATTTAAGTTTTACCAATCGTACTTTCCTCAGAGATAAAAAACTAATTGAAAAATTATCAGGAATAAATATTAGCTATGATAAAAATAAAAAAGTCTATATTATTTCTGATGAAGAACCAGAAGAATATTTTGAATCGTTGTTATTGTTAAATGCGTACCGCTCCTCAAAAAAGAATGCAGATATTTTGCTCTTCGAAAATCGTTCACCTAGAGGTATTACCGAAAATCTTGAAGATTTACTAAATGCAATTAACAAACATAAAATCATTAGCTTTAAACATTATAGCTTATGGAATAATGATGAAATTCCCAAACTGAAAAAAATAAAACCTTACGCTCTTAAAGAATTTAGATACCGTTGGTATGTCTTAGGTCAAGCCTATGACGATGGTAAAACTTCCAAAGAAATTACAGCGTATGGCTTAGATAGGATAAGCGATTTAGAAGTATCTTCCTCCTCATTTGTTCCTGAAATTATAGACATAGAAAACCTTTATAAAGACTCCTTCGGTATTGTGTTGCCTAACGGAATACCTCCCGAGAAAATAATCCTTTCTTTTGATAAGCAACAGGGTAGTTATGTTAAAAGACTACCTATACATCATTCTCAAAAAGTGGAGAAGGAAACGGATACAGAAACCATCATCAGTGTATTTCTAGTTCCTACCTACGATTTTTGGCAAGAAATTTTATCATATGGTAAAAGAGTAAAAGTACTACAACCAAAATCTTTTGTAGATATTATTAAAAGCCAATTGAAAGAATCATTGGCAAACTATACTTAG
- a CDS encoding phospholipase D-like domain-containing protein: MITYIKNEDHYYQVIEKALNVRRSLWIGTADIKDLYIKEGIKGTQPFLAGLSKLVQRNVEVRLLFAKEPRRNFKNDFDKYPLLIEHLEKATCPRVHFKILVFDCNEVYIGSANLTGAGLGMKSEQNRNFEAGILTNEAELVQNAMQQFDDVWTGLHCKNCGRKNYCELPIDQMF; encoded by the coding sequence ATGATAACCTATATTAAAAACGAAGACCACTATTACCAAGTTATAGAAAAAGCTTTAAATGTTCGGCGTTCCCTCTGGATAGGCACAGCAGACATAAAAGACCTTTATATAAAGGAAGGCATTAAAGGCACACAACCCTTTTTGGCAGGATTATCTAAGTTGGTACAAAGAAATGTTGAGGTTAGGCTATTATTCGCAAAAGAGCCTAGACGAAATTTCAAAAACGATTTTGATAAATACCCACTACTTATAGAACATCTAGAAAAAGCCACTTGCCCTAGAGTTCATTTTAAAATATTGGTTTTTGATTGTAATGAAGTTTATATCGGCTCTGCCAATCTTACAGGAGCAGGATTGGGAATGAAATCCGAACAGAATAGAAATTTTGAAGCAGGAATTCTTACCAATGAAGCCGAACTTGTACAAAATGCCATGCAACAGTTTGATGATGTATGGACGGGATTACACTGTAAAAATTGCGGACGAAAAAACTACTGCGAACTACCCATTGACCAAATGTTTTAA
- a CDS encoding RNA ligase family protein, which produces MKTFNIKNYGSIGHFPNSKLGTGDHHIGAGQVRLLTEKKRDAWDTVFVHEKYDGSNVGIIKWNNQILALTRSGRLAKDSRFKQHQLFALWVERRKATFESMLQEGERVVGEWLTQAHGIRYKINTEPIVFFDYFSPENKRWTQNNLLEKLNHYELNSPRLLHKGDAISTELLIPILNQKTPTIESVELPEGMVYRMERKDEVDFIAKWVRPDFCNGQYNIHTENDTPVWNVLIENLE; this is translated from the coding sequence ATGAAAACTTTTAACATCAAAAACTACGGTTCCATAGGGCATTTCCCTAATTCTAAACTCGGAACAGGCGACCACCATATAGGTGCTGGGCAGGTACGACTTTTAACCGAAAAGAAAAGAGATGCTTGGGATACCGTATTTGTACACGAGAAATACGATGGCTCTAATGTGGGAATCATTAAATGGAATAACCAAATACTGGCACTAACACGCTCTGGAAGACTGGCAAAAGACAGTAGGTTTAAACAACATCAACTGTTTGCCTTATGGGTAGAAAGACGAAAAGCAACCTTTGAATCTATGCTCCAAGAGGGCGAAAGAGTCGTGGGCGAATGGCTTACACAAGCCCATGGCATACGCTATAAAATAAATACCGAACCTATCGTTTTTTTTGACTATTTTAGCCCCGAAAATAAGCGTTGGACACAAAACAATCTATTAGAAAAACTGAACCACTACGAACTGAACAGTCCAAGACTACTCCATAAAGGCGACGCCATTTCTACTGAACTTTTAATTCCGATACTGAACCAAAAAACACCCACGATAGAAAGCGTAGAACTGCCAGAAGGTATGGTATATAGAATGGAAAGAAAGGACGAAGTGGATTTTATCGCTAAATGGGTACGCCCAGATTTTTGCAATGGACAATACAATATCCACACAGAAAACGACACTCCTGTATGGAATGTCCTCATAGAAAACCTTGAGTAA
- a CDS encoding uracil-DNA glycosylase family protein, with amino-acid sequence MKNEIKFQPFVGKSYHKNPFKILVLGESHYFGDEDLKAFIEGNTSKINGVTQEVVQRFIAYKNGSGSFETWMNTFTRFSNLLSRKKLDDLETVEVWQNLAFYNFVQFPMGGPRETPTTEEFIKSEPAFKEILKKLQPHLIIFWGHRLWNNFPKKAYYKKGNLHLLSYECDYPIFVVPHPSSQPKNTNEKYEELKAYMKML; translated from the coding sequence ATGAAAAACGAAATAAAGTTTCAGCCATTTGTTGGCAAGTCTTATCATAAAAACCCGTTTAAAATTTTAGTTTTAGGAGAAAGCCACTATTTTGGTGATGAAGATTTAAAAGCATTTATTGAAGGGAATACTTCTAAAATCAATGGTGTAACCCAAGAGGTGGTACAGCGATTTATAGCCTATAAAAACGGTAGTGGCTCGTTTGAAACTTGGATGAATACTTTTACTAGATTTTCTAACCTGTTATCTAGGAAGAAGCTTGATGATTTGGAGACTGTGGAAGTATGGCAAAATTTAGCGTTTTATAATTTCGTACAGTTCCCTATGGGCGGTCCTCGTGAAACTCCAACCACAGAAGAGTTTATAAAAAGTGAGCCTGCTTTTAAAGAAATATTAAAGAAACTACAACCTCATCTGATTATATTCTGGGGACACCGCTTATGGAATAATTTCCCTAAAAAGGCTTACTATAAAAAAGGTAATCTCCACTTATTATCTTATGAGTGCGATTACCCCATTTTTGTAGTGCCACACCCAAGTAGCCAACCTAAAAATACTAATGAAAAGTATGAGGAACTAAAAGCGTATATGAAAATGTTATAA
- a CDS encoding YkvA family protein, whose amino-acid sequence MKKQNISNTQLPANLTKPNYHIPQWVLLVLSMLYVISPIDAIPDVPVVGWVDDVLVVLAGGLNLIESYWRGYNTHLANIVKLFKWIAIIFGVIMILLIVLLGTLIVKLFSS is encoded by the coding sequence ATGAAAAAACAAAACATATCCAATACGCAGTTACCTGCCAATCTAACTAAGCCTAATTATCATATTCCTCAGTGGGTGCTATTGGTGTTATCTATGTTATATGTTATTAGCCCAATAGATGCTATTCCAGATGTTCCTGTGGTTGGTTGGGTGGATGATGTTTTAGTAGTCTTAGCTGGAGGTCTTAATCTTATAGAATCCTACTGGCGAGGTTATAATACTCATCTAGCCAATATCGTTAAGTTGTTTAAATGGATAGCCATTATTTTTGGGGTCATTATGATATTGCTTATTGTTTTATTAGGAACACTAATAGTTAAGTTATTCAGCTCTTAG
- a CDS encoding GTPase domain-containing protein, with product MIPIIIGVVALFFFLFKDFFKDAKNGDNLCVIGMPQAGKTRFLSYLRRIPFLGVSTDEETHEDFVIRLKNEIEINIKKATDLGGMDTYREKYSSLIEDSQYIFFFFNIKQYLENEEEYQRKCNSRFLQIFMDFENTKKSGGRKKKIILFGTHKDLLTISETEALKKFKQLIEKKKYKNFKDNVLLIDTTKDEELKLIVEKIFA from the coding sequence ATGATACCAATTATAATAGGAGTAGTAGCATTATTTTTTTTTCTATTTAAAGACTTCTTTAAAGATGCAAAAAATGGAGATAATCTCTGTGTTATAGGGATGCCCCAAGCAGGGAAAACGAGATTTCTTAGCTATCTAAGAAGAATCCCTTTTTTGGGAGTTAGTACAGACGAGGAGACTCATGAGGATTTTGTTATTAGGCTTAAAAATGAGATTGAGATTAATATAAAAAAAGCCACAGATTTGGGAGGTATGGATACTTATAGAGAAAAATATTCCTCACTTATTGAAGATTCTCAGTATATTTTCTTTTTCTTTAATATAAAACAATATCTTGAGAATGAAGAAGAATATCAAAGAAAGTGCAATAGTAGGTTTTTACAAATATTTATGGATTTTGAAAATACAAAAAAAAGTGGAGGTAGAAAAAAGAAAATAATTTTGTTCGGTACGCATAAGGATTTATTGACTATTTCCGAAACAGAGGCTCTGAAAAAATTTAAACAGTTGATTGAAAAAAAGAAATATAAGAATTTTAAAGATAATGTATTGTTAATTGATACAACTAAAGATGAGGAGTTAAAACTAATAGTAGAAAAAATTTTTGCATAA
- a CDS encoding VanZ family protein: MPIYWALLTYVLLKPVGEHKDYWFLFQGIDKVVHFSMFFVLGFLFRWAYPKASVYTYYFILVAYAILTEIFQQVMALGRSAEWLDLLADTIGMVLAYYVYIKITRK, translated from the coding sequence ATGCCCATTTATTGGGCATTACTTACTTATGTCCTTCTCAAACCTGTGGGAGAGCATAAAGACTATTGGTTCCTATTTCAAGGGATAGATAAAGTAGTTCATTTTAGTATGTTTTTCGTGTTAGGTTTTCTATTTCGTTGGGCGTATCCCAAGGCTAGTGTATATACCTACTATTTTATCCTTGTTGCTTACGCTATTCTTACCGAAATTTTTCAGCAAGTTATGGCACTTGGGCGTTCTGCTGAGTGGCTAGACCTTTTAGCAGATACCATAGGCATGGTACTAGCCTATTATGTATATATTAAAATTACAAGAAAGTAA
- the gcvH gene encoding glycine cleavage system protein GcvH has translation MNTPAELKYTKDHEWVKVEGNIATVGITDFAQSELGDIVFVDVDSIDETLNSGEVFGSVEAVKTVSDLYLPLSGKVVEFNEALEDEPELVNTDPYGKGWIIKLEIAEGVDQSELLSSEQYQEVIG, from the coding sequence ATGAATACACCAGCAGAACTAAAGTACACTAAAGACCACGAATGGGTAAAAGTTGAAGGTAATATAGCTACAGTCGGCATTACAGATTTTGCACAGTCTGAGCTAGGCGATATTGTTTTTGTAGATGTGGATAGCATAGACGAAACTCTAAATTCAGGTGAAGTTTTCGGTAGCGTAGAAGCGGTTAAAACGGTTTCAGACCTTTATTTACCATTATCAGGAAAAGTAGTGGAGTTCAACGAAGCGTTAGAAGATGAGCCAGAATTGGTAAACACAGATCCTTACGGAAAAGGTTGGATTATAAAACTAGAAATTGCAGAAGGCGTTGACCAATCAGAACTATTATCTTCTGAACAATATCAAGAAGTCATTGGTTAA
- the folB gene encoding dihydroneopterin aldolase, giving the protein MVSKIILEDIKIYAYHGVLPEENVVGTYYLVNLECDVDLWNAAQTDNLEDTISYAELNDIVHQEMSVSSKLLEHVAGRIIKTILTKYPQITHIKVKITKKSPPMRGEVQGASVVLEKDNK; this is encoded by the coding sequence ATGGTGTCAAAAATCATTTTAGAGGATATTAAAATCTATGCCTACCATGGAGTTTTGCCAGAAGAGAATGTTGTAGGGACTTATTATCTAGTTAATTTAGAGTGTGATGTGGATTTATGGAATGCAGCTCAAACGGATAATTTGGAAGATACCATCAGCTATGCGGAGCTTAATGATATAGTACATCAGGAGATGAGTGTTAGCTCTAAATTGTTAGAGCATGTGGCAGGACGCATTATTAAAACTATTCTGACTAAATATCCTCAGATTACACATATTAAGGTTAAAATTACCAAAAAATCACCACCTATGAGAGGAGAAGTTCAAGGAGCTAGTGTGGTATTAGAGAAAGATAATAAATAA
- the nadA gene encoding quinolinate synthase NadA, whose amino-acid sequence MEENKKNTKTNLPVPDFLKYQEFQMPADDRLEEEILKLKQEKQIPILAHSLYGAVFLEKVSDASGNLLEIAKKIEERKWTKVLFSGTMFQAGVLKGLFPNTTFWIPKEVSKGTLEEDFYDTLREVYLSLKYEYPIVELEDDSLLVNYQK is encoded by the coding sequence ATGGAAGAAAATAAAAAAAATACCAAGACTAATCTACCAGTTCCAGATTTTTTAAAATATCAAGAGTTTCAGATGCCAGCAGATGACCGTTTAGAAGAAGAAATATTGAAGCTGAAACAGGAAAAACAAATCCCAATATTAGCTCATAGTTTATACGGGGCAGTATTTTTAGAAAAAGTATCAGACGCTTCGGGCAATCTTTTAGAAATAGCAAAAAAAATAGAAGAAAGAAAATGGACAAAAGTTCTATTTTCAGGGACGATGTTCCAAGCAGGGGTTCTTAAAGGTCTATTCCCAAACACTACTTTTTGGATACCTAAGGAAGTGAGTAAAGGTACTTTGGAAGAAGATTTTTATGATACTTTAAGAGAAGTTTACCTTAGTCTTAAGTATGAATATCCAATCGTGGAATTAGAAGACGATTCTCTTTTGGTAAATTATCAAAAATAA
- the gmk gene encoding guanylate kinase — protein sequence MDKVIIFSAPSGSGKTTLVKYCLEKFSNLEFSISATTRQPRGAEQDGKDYHFLSLEKFKQLISEEAFVEYEEVYTDKFYGTLKSEVERIWKLGNTVIFDVDVVGGVNLKNIFGEKALSIFIAPPSIEELKNRLISRGTDDEATIKIRVDKAAEELSYQDKFDKIIINDDLSIAQKEVEQVIHQFLN from the coding sequence TTGGATAAAGTTATTATATTTTCGGCACCATCGGGGAGTGGTAAAACCACATTGGTAAAGTATTGTTTAGAGAAATTTTCCAATTTGGAGTTTTCTATATCTGCTACGACAAGACAGCCGAGAGGTGCAGAGCAAGATGGTAAAGATTATCATTTTTTAAGTTTAGAAAAGTTTAAACAACTGATTTCAGAAGAAGCTTTTGTCGAGTACGAAGAAGTCTATACGGATAAGTTTTATGGCACATTAAAATCGGAAGTGGAGCGTATTTGGAAATTGGGCAATACCGTTATTTTTGATGTAGATGTAGTGGGAGGTGTTAATCTTAAAAATATTTTTGGAGAAAAAGCTCTTTCTATATTCATTGCACCGCCAAGCATTGAGGAGTTAAAAAACAGACTTATTTCTAGGGGAACTGATGATGAGGCGACCATTAAAATCAGAGTAGATAAAGCAGCGGAGGAACTTTCTTATCAAGATAAATTCGATAAAATTATCATTAACGATGATTTATCCATAGCTCAGAAAGAAGTAGAACAAGTGATTCATCAATTTTTAAACTAA
- a CDS encoding YicC/YloC family endoribonuclease, with the protein MTGFGRAEGTFENKKISIDIKSVNSKGLDINLRMPSIYREKEFLIKKIISEMVLRGKVDCCINVENLVKESQLVLNKEIIQNYIAQFKEVVSEDTPDFELLKMAMRLPDATTYNAEEMSDEEWSFIEKLLLEAINSFTEFRKTEGLSLQEELQKNITNIGLNLEKVTPFEAERLANIKEKYQKALQDFENVDETRFYQEMAYYTEKLDVSEEKVRLVQHLKYYQDTMLQDEFNGKKLGFIAQEIGREINTLGSKANHAEIQKLVVLMKDDLEKIKEQTLNVL; encoded by the coding sequence ATGACAGGCTTTGGGAGAGCCGAAGGTACTTTTGAGAATAAAAAAATAAGTATAGATATTAAATCTGTTAATAGTAAAGGTTTAGACATCAATCTCAGAATGCCCTCAATATATAGAGAAAAAGAATTTCTGATAAAAAAAATAATCTCAGAAATGGTTTTAAGAGGGAAGGTTGACTGTTGTATCAATGTAGAAAATTTGGTTAAAGAGAGCCAATTGGTACTAAATAAAGAGATAATTCAAAATTATATTGCTCAATTTAAAGAGGTCGTTTCAGAAGATACACCAGACTTTGAACTTCTAAAAATGGCGATGAGGTTGCCTGATGCCACAACTTACAACGCCGAGGAAATGTCAGACGAGGAATGGAGTTTTATAGAAAAATTATTATTAGAAGCCATCAATAGCTTTACAGAGTTTAGAAAAACCGAAGGATTGTCTCTGCAAGAAGAATTACAAAAAAACATTACCAATATAGGTCTGAATTTAGAAAAAGTAACACCATTTGAGGCAGAACGGTTGGCTAATATTAAAGAAAAATATCAGAAAGCGTTGCAAGATTTTGAGAATGTAGATGAGACTAGATTCTACCAAGAGATGGCTTATTACACCGAAAAGTTAGATGTTTCAGAAGAAAAAGTAAGACTTGTTCAGCATCTTAAATACTATCAAGATACGATGCTTCAAGATGAATTTAATGGTAAGAAATTAGGTTTTATAGCCCAAGAGATAGGGCGAGAAATCAATACATTAGGTTCTAAAGCTAACCACGCAGAAATTCAGAAATTGGTAGTATTGATGAAAGACGATTTGGAAAAAATTAAAGAACAAACGCTTAATGTATTGTAA
- a CDS encoding enoyl-CoA hydratase/isomerase family protein produces MYKLIDVDNHFEGKLQIAYINQPESFNSLNKVVLEELLHFVKACDADSSVRCVAISGKGKAFCSGQNLKEALDYKAEANEERFIQSIVIDYYNPLVKAIVYAKKPVIALVNGPAVGAGAMLALICDFAVASESAYFSLAFSNIGLVPDTAGTYYLPKLLGRSLASYLAFTGKKLSAKESLERGLVADVFSDVTFSEQSLQVLEHITHQPTVALGLTKKAFNKSYQNSLSEQLDLESILQQDAAETWDFQEGIRAFLEKRKPQYKGK; encoded by the coding sequence ATGTACAAATTAATAGATGTAGATAACCATTTTGAAGGAAAGCTTCAAATCGCATATATCAATCAACCAGAATCGTTTAATAGTCTTAACAAGGTTGTTTTAGAAGAGTTATTGCACTTTGTAAAAGCTTGTGATGCAGATTCTAGTGTACGCTGTGTTGCAATTAGTGGCAAAGGTAAGGCGTTTTGTTCTGGTCAGAATTTAAAGGAGGCTTTAGATTATAAAGCAGAAGCCAATGAGGAACGCTTTATCCAAAGTATTGTGATAGATTATTATAATCCGTTAGTGAAGGCTATTGTTTATGCTAAAAAACCAGTAATTGCATTGGTTAATGGTCCTGCAGTTGGTGCAGGAGCAATGTTAGCTCTCATCTGTGATTTTGCAGTGGCGTCAGAGTCAGCGTATTTTTCATTAGCTTTTTCTAACATAGGGTTAGTGCCAGATACGGCAGGAACATACTATTTGCCTAAATTGTTAGGGCGTTCCTTAGCGAGTTATTTGGCATTTACAGGGAAGAAATTATCAGCTAAAGAGTCCTTAGAAAGAGGTTTGGTGGCAGATGTTTTTTCAGATGTTACTTTTTCGGAACAATCTTTACAAGTCCTAGAACATATTACTCATCAGCCTACTGTGGCATTGGGGCTTACAAAAAAAGCCTTTAACAAATCTTATCAGAATAGCCTATCAGAACAATTAGACTTAGAGAGTATTCTCCAGCAAGACGCCGCAGAAACTTGGGATTTTCAAGAAGGGATAAGAGCTTTTTTAGAAAAAAGGAAGCCTCAATATAAAGGTAAGTAA
- the upp gene encoding uracil phosphoribosyltransferase, with amino-acid sequence MFTVLSEEFSLVTEWINDLRNVSVQTDRMKFRRNMERVGEIAAFEISKHLPYKEVEITTPLDKIVSREIETQPVITTILRAGVPLFQGVLNYFDKADCGFVAAYRKHDANDYFSIKQDYLTCPNIEGRPLIVADPMLATGASLIEAIKDLLTNGNPSQIHIVAAIASKEGVETLQKAYPEAYIWVGAVDEKLTDKGYITPGLGDAGDLSYGEKLQR; translated from the coding sequence ATGTTTACAGTATTATCAGAAGAGTTTTCATTAGTTACAGAATGGATTAACGATTTAAGAAATGTTTCCGTACAAACGGACAGAATGAAGTTTCGTCGGAATATGGAAAGAGTAGGCGAAATAGCCGCTTTTGAAATTAGTAAACATTTACCTTATAAAGAAGTAGAGATTACCACACCACTAGATAAAATTGTTTCAAGAGAAATAGAAACTCAACCTGTTATTACAACTATTTTGAGAGCGGGTGTGCCTCTGTTTCAAGGCGTGCTCAATTATTTTGATAAAGCAGATTGTGGTTTTGTAGCAGCGTATAGAAAGCACGATGCTAATGACTATTTTAGTATAAAACAAGATTATCTTACTTGTCCTAATATTGAGGGGCGACCACTTATTGTGGCAGACCCAATGCTAGCTACAGGAGCTTCGCTAATCGAAGCTATTAAAGATTTACTTACTAATGGTAATCCTTCACAAATTCATATAGTAGCCGCTATAGCGAGCAAAGAAGGCGTAGAAACTCTTCAAAAAGCATATCCAGAAGCCTATATTTGGGTAGGTGCAGTGGATGAAAAACTGACGGACAAAGGCTACATTACTCCAGGATTAGGAGATGCTGGGGATTTAAGTTACGGAGAAAAATTACAACGATAG
- a CDS encoding ABC-F family ATP-binding cassette domain-containing protein codes for MNYITAENLTKSYGIKTLFQDISFNINEGDKIAIVAKNGSGKSTLLKIILGREIPDSGSVLVNKDIQVVLFDQEITFDAEDTVEEFMMKLDSEPIKAVRNYYLSLQSTDTAFIEQALADMEIHKAWDLENEMKQILFQLKITDLNAKMGTLSGGQVKRVALAKLLTETRAEHKHTLLIMDEPTNHLDVDMVEWLENYLSKARITLLLVTHDRYFLDSVCDVIWEMEDQQLYIHQGSYATYLENKMIREENLQSTIDKANNLYRKELEWMRRQPKARTTKSKSRIEAFYETEKVAKTDTRKDSLELDFKMERLGKKILELRNINKKYDDKVILKDFSYQFQRGEKVGIVGQNGAGKSTLLNIIQGLENYDSGEIETGETIKFGYFSQKGLTYKEDERVIDFIKEISENFPLANGRTISASQFLRLFLFDDQAQYSPISKLSGGEKRRLHLMYVLYQNPNFLIFDEPTNDLDLPTLSVLENFLQNFQGTLAIVSHDRYFMDRVVDHVLAFEGDGKVRDFTGNFTEYRTAKDLELKQNNKEKEKVEIPQTERKEPLPKKKLSFKEQRELEEIEKQLPKLEEERETILTQLNGETDYEKVASLSELLEKNAKELERIEMRWLELQEILS; via the coding sequence ATGAATTACATCACTGCTGAAAATCTTACCAAATCTTACGGAATTAAAACTCTATTTCAAGATATTTCTTTTAACATCAATGAAGGAGATAAAATCGCCATTGTTGCTAAAAATGGAAGTGGGAAATCTACTCTTCTAAAAATTATTTTAGGAAGAGAAATTCCTGATAGTGGTTCGGTATTGGTAAATAAAGATATACAAGTGGTGCTTTTTGACCAAGAAATTACTTTTGATGCGGAGGATACTGTGGAAGAATTTATGATGAAGCTAGATTCAGAACCCATAAAAGCCGTTAGAAATTACTATCTGTCCTTACAATCTACGGATACAGCGTTTATTGAGCAGGCTCTCGCAGATATGGAAATTCATAAAGCGTGGGATTTAGAAAATGAAATGAAACAAATTCTCTTTCAGCTCAAAATTACAGACCTTAATGCCAAAATGGGAACATTGTCAGGAGGGCAAGTAAAGAGAGTTGCATTGGCAAAATTGCTTACAGAAACTAGGGCAGAGCATAAACATACGCTTTTGATTATGGACGAGCCTACCAACCATTTAGATGTGGATATGGTGGAGTGGTTAGAAAATTACCTTTCCAAAGCGAGGATTACTCTTTTGCTAGTAACACACGATAGATACTTTTTAGATAGTGTTTGTGATGTAATTTGGGAGATGGAAGACCAGCAACTATACATTCATCAGGGGAGTTATGCCACTTATTTAGAAAATAAAATGATTAGGGAAGAAAATCTACAATCTACTATAGATAAAGCCAATAATCTTTACCGCAAAGAATTGGAATGGATGAGAAGGCAGCCCAAAGCACGAACTACAAAATCTAAAAGTAGAATAGAGGCTTTCTACGAAACAGAAAAAGTTGCTAAGACAGATACTAGAAAAGACAGTTTGGAGCTAGATTTTAAAATGGAGCGTTTGGGCAAAAAGATTCTTGAGCTTAGAAATATCAACAAAAAGTATGATGATAAAGTGATATTAAAGGATTTTTCTTATCAGTTTCAGCGAGGCGAAAAGGTGGGGATTGTAGGGCAAAATGGAGCGGGTAAATCCACACTGCTTAATATTATCCAAGGGTTAGAAAACTATGATAGTGGAGAGATAGAAACGGGAGAAACTATAAAATTTGGCTATTTTTCTCAAAAAGGACTTACCTATAAGGAAGACGAAAGAGTAATTGATTTCATCAAAGAAATATCTGAAAACTTTCCATTAGCCAATGGTAGAACTATTTCTGCGTCACAATTTTTACGATTATTTTTATTTGATGACCAAGCTCAGTACTCACCCATTTCTAAACTTTCTGGAGGAGAGAAGAGAAGGTTACATTTAATGTATGTGTTGTATCAAAACCCTAACTTTTTAATTTTTGATGAACCTACCAATGATTTGGATTTACCTACCTTAAGCGTTTTGGAAAACTTTTTACAAAACTTTCAAGGTACATTAGCTATAGTATCTCACGATAGATACTTTATGGATAGAGTGGTAGACCATGTTTTGGCATTTGAGGGAGATGGTAAAGTAAGAGATTTTACAGGCAACTTTACGGAATATAGAACCGCTAAAGATTTAGAGCTAAAACAAAATAATAAGGAAAAAGAAAAAGTTGAAATTCCTCAGACAGAAAGAAAAGAACCTTTACCTAAGAAAAAACTATCTTTTAAAGAACAGAGAGAACTAGAAGAAATAGAAAAACAATTACCAAAGCTGGAAGAGGAAAGAGAAACTATACTCACACAGCTCAACGGAGAGACAGATTATGAGAAAGTGGCTAGTCTATCAGAATTGTTAGAAAAAAACGCCAAAGAGTTAGAGAGAATAGAGATGAGGTGGCTAGAATTACAAGAAATATTGTCATAA